From Stenotrophomonas maltophilia, a single genomic window includes:
- a CDS encoding adenylate kinase — protein MKIIGITGRARSGKDTLAEFLVSDHGFVKLSFAAPIRAFVADITGLPVSAMEDGPLKEEPLDWLNGQTPRRLMQTVGTEWGREMIDRDLWVKVVAQKIRQARRDGAAGVVVSDVRFDNEAQFIREWGGQVVQVLRDSAATVSAHASEAGVHGDLIDTVIDNNGPIHRLRMVAESLARL, from the coding sequence ATGAAGATCATCGGAATCACCGGCCGCGCCCGTAGCGGCAAAGACACCCTGGCCGAGTTCCTGGTCAGCGACCACGGCTTCGTGAAGCTGTCCTTCGCGGCCCCGATCCGCGCCTTCGTGGCGGACATCACCGGCCTGCCGGTGTCCGCGATGGAGGACGGCCCGCTCAAGGAGGAGCCGCTCGACTGGCTCAACGGGCAGACCCCGCGCCGCCTGATGCAGACCGTAGGCACCGAGTGGGGCCGCGAAATGATCGACCGCGACCTGTGGGTCAAGGTTGTCGCGCAGAAGATCCGTCAGGCCCGCCGCGACGGCGCTGCTGGCGTCGTGGTGTCGGACGTTCGCTTCGACAACGAGGCGCAGTTCATCCGTGAGTGGGGCGGCCAGGTGGTCCAGGTGCTCCGCGACAGCGCGGCTACGGTCTCGGCGCATGCCTCGGAGGCAGGCGTCCACGGCGACCTGATCGACACCGTGATCGACAACAACGGCCCGATCCACCGCCTGCGGATGGTCGCGGAATCGCTGGCCCGACTCTAG
- a CDS encoding portal protein has translation MADAKQTSAEKQTAAKRYGDLKSNRKEAETRAKRCAKVTLPRLWVDEGAKSRTPGSAYIDTGPKCVNALASKIVLAWLPPNASVFKLAPDQAVAENIAEQAGVETSELEAALVDVERVIVNDLETSGVRPVLSEAAKHAIVLGNFLLYDPDEGKPKLYPLTSYVTDRDGLGNVLEIITLDKIAPAMLPDSIRAAVMQKLAQERDEKTKNDDVNLYTWVRRSEDGKEWEVVQEVEGVEVPETVGTYPIDACPWIPLCAPPSLVDDYGEGLVYDYVGAFESLEALRKAIRKGAAALAKIIMFLKPTSTIRERQLTEAESGAVLRGDASDVTTLQLQKAYDLNFVRQEAEALANSLELIFGVKSAVQRPGERVTAYEIRVLTQELDDALSGFMAMSGEQLLLPLIRRRLHKLQKQGRLPELPQELIKPRITVGIAALGRGHDLNKLIEFGQAVDALVGAEEKARRLNSGEAISRLAAASDISTKGLIRSDDELAAEQQDASAQEAMVRAAPNIASAMTQTP, from the coding sequence ATGGCTGACGCCAAGCAGACCTCGGCCGAGAAGCAGACGGCCGCGAAGCGCTACGGCGATCTCAAGTCCAACCGCAAAGAGGCCGAGACGCGCGCCAAGCGCTGCGCCAAGGTCACCCTGCCCCGCCTGTGGGTGGACGAGGGCGCGAAATCGCGTACCCCCGGTTCCGCTTACATCGACACCGGCCCGAAGTGCGTCAACGCCCTGGCCTCGAAGATCGTGCTGGCCTGGCTCCCGCCGAACGCCTCGGTGTTCAAGCTCGCGCCTGACCAGGCCGTCGCCGAGAACATCGCCGAGCAGGCTGGCGTGGAGACCTCCGAACTGGAGGCCGCGCTGGTGGACGTGGAGCGGGTCATCGTCAACGACCTGGAGACCAGCGGCGTCCGCCCGGTCCTCAGCGAGGCGGCCAAGCACGCCATTGTCCTCGGCAACTTCCTGCTCTACGACCCCGACGAGGGTAAGCCCAAGCTGTACCCGCTGACCTCCTATGTGACGGACCGCGACGGCCTGGGCAACGTGCTGGAGATCATCACGCTCGACAAGATCGCCCCGGCCATGCTGCCGGACTCGATCCGCGCGGCGGTGATGCAGAAGCTCGCCCAGGAACGCGACGAAAAGACCAAGAACGACGACGTGAACCTCTACACCTGGGTGCGTCGCTCGGAAGATGGCAAGGAGTGGGAAGTGGTCCAGGAGGTCGAGGGCGTCGAAGTGCCCGAGACCGTGGGCACCTACCCGATAGACGCCTGCCCGTGGATTCCCCTGTGCGCCCCGCCGTCCCTCGTGGACGACTACGGCGAGGGCCTGGTCTACGACTACGTGGGCGCGTTCGAGTCGCTGGAGGCGCTGCGTAAGGCGATCCGCAAGGGTGCCGCCGCGCTGGCGAAGATCATCATGTTCCTCAAGCCGACCTCGACGATCCGCGAGCGCCAGCTCACCGAGGCCGAATCCGGCGCGGTGCTGCGTGGCGACGCCAGCGACGTGACCACGCTCCAGCTCCAGAAAGCCTACGACCTGAACTTCGTGCGTCAGGAGGCCGAGGCGCTAGCGAACTCGCTGGAGCTGATCTTCGGCGTGAAGTCCGCCGTGCAGCGCCCCGGCGAGCGTGTCACCGCCTACGAAATCCGGGTGCTCACCCAGGAACTCGACGACGCCCTCAGCGGCTTCATGGCGATGTCGGGCGAGCAGCTCTTGCTCCCACTGATCCGCCGCCGCCTGCACAAGCTCCAGAAGCAGGGTCGCCTGCCCGAGCTGCCGCAGGAACTCATCAAGCCGCGCATCACCGTTGGCATCGCTGCCCTCGGCCGCGGCCACGACCTGAACAAGCTGATCGAGTTCGGTCAGGCAGTGGATGCGCTTGTCGGCGCAGAGGAGAAGGCACGCCGCCTCAACAGTGGCGAGGCGATCTCCCGGCTGGCCGCCGCTTCCGACATTTCCACCAAGGGCCTGATCCGCTCCGACGACGAGCTTGCTGCCGAGCAGCAGGACGCCTCGGCGCAGGAGGCGATGGTCCGTGCCGCTCCGAATATCGCCTCAGCGATGACCCAAACCCCGTAA
- a CDS encoding tail fiber domain-containing protein: MSNNPGYVSNSELASRLSKVVDRWNTRENQMISLLTQDEGTVVVTDGLGVNHTLPSFPQLQKDVTAMTDELTGSVVQVRDLVSVATGMANAAAESASEALGFSDAAEASAVRAAESAASIEDDVIASAEAAATAVAKAGEASASASAAATKAAEAGASAVDAAASSQAASASAASAGDSMSQARAAANAADASRAASAAVLVEMTDLADLVEADAQSAAASKTAAAGSATAAAASVTSATSQANRAEAQASIATTKASEAAGSAVTAAGHASAASGSASAASTSAQTASSAKTAAEAARDKANLYANAPQGTEVSPGEFSAKHWAAQAQAAATGSLIYMGSWDASTGAFPANPVKGHFYKVVGEGTVGDIHWRVGDQALYGATWEKIDNTDQVTSVAGKQGDVTLVAGDIGGLGALATRNDVDFNTHVTGKPTTYPPSTHTHTKAQVGLDKVDNTADLDKPISTATQAALDGKAAASHTHSIANVTGLQAALDGKAAASHSHTIANVTGLQAALDAKANLSGANFTGPVGVGSAGDGNDLLTFNSERSWSFKQVGTAAETVLQLYDNTGAKRFQIAAAQTNNVIEIDPAKAAIKINGNAVWHSGTFNPASKADVSHTHTIANVTGLQAALDGKASLGGATFTGQVTLAYSAPLRLTGMGAAGTVYIHGTNGAGDDVCSITRVNTNSWYNLYWNGAANIAGRLTAGDQIYLNAGWFRSQQSGTGWYSEPHGGGWFMQDNSYIRSYGSKRVLISSGGGADGDLRLESTSPTITFYDTDLGTTHWLHCNDNNLGFLASNSFAWACFRNNNNDWQCQSNSISYASDARLKENIAPIARTAVDDFFSKFRVREFDWNDERIKELNPGFTYSAKHEYGAIAQEVEEVLPYMVYESEHNGIKTILWDKAVPFLIAEVQALRKEVAELRGGA, from the coding sequence ATGAGCAACAATCCCGGTTACGTCTCCAACTCGGAACTGGCCTCTCGCCTGTCGAAAGTAGTTGACCGCTGGAATACCCGCGAGAATCAGATGATCTCGCTGCTGACGCAGGACGAAGGCACTGTCGTTGTCACGGACGGCCTCGGCGTCAACCACACGCTACCGTCGTTCCCGCAGCTCCAGAAGGACGTGACGGCAATGACCGACGAGCTGACCGGCTCGGTCGTGCAGGTACGCGACCTGGTGTCCGTGGCAACCGGCATGGCGAACGCAGCGGCCGAGTCTGCCAGTGAAGCCCTGGGCTTCTCCGACGCCGCCGAGGCGTCCGCCGTGCGGGCTGCGGAATCTGCTGCCAGCATCGAGGACGACGTTATCGCCTCGGCCGAAGCGGCGGCTACCGCTGTCGCAAAGGCTGGCGAAGCAAGCGCATCGGCGTCTGCGGCGGCAACCAAGGCAGCCGAGGCCGGTGCTTCGGCCGTTGATGCCGCAGCATCCTCGCAGGCAGCGTCGGCCTCTGCCGCCTCGGCCGGTGACTCGATGTCGCAGGCTAGGGCGGCGGCGAACGCTGCTGACGCTTCGCGCGCCGCTTCGGCGGCCGTGCTGGTGGAAATGACGGACCTGGCAGACCTGGTGGAGGCAGACGCGCAGTCGGCCGCCGCCTCCAAGACCGCCGCAGCTGGCAGCGCAACCGCTGCTGCCGCCTCGGTGACCAGCGCAACCTCCCAGGCCAACCGGGCGGAAGCCCAGGCGTCCATCGCCACCACCAAGGCCAGCGAAGCGGCTGGTTCGGCGGTAACCGCGGCCGGCCATGCCTCCGCAGCGTCCGGCTCGGCGTCGGCCGCCTCCACCTCAGCGCAGACCGCATCGTCGGCCAAGACCGCTGCCGAGGCTGCCCGCGACAAGGCGAACCTGTACGCGAACGCTCCCCAGGGCACCGAGGTTTCGCCGGGCGAGTTCTCGGCGAAGCATTGGGCCGCCCAGGCTCAGGCTGCGGCTACCGGCTCCCTGATCTACATGGGGTCGTGGGACGCGAGCACCGGGGCATTCCCGGCGAACCCCGTGAAGGGTCACTTCTACAAGGTCGTCGGCGAAGGCACCGTGGGGGACATCCACTGGCGAGTCGGCGACCAGGCGCTCTACGGCGCTACCTGGGAGAAGATCGACAACACCGATCAGGTAACCAGCGTCGCCGGGAAGCAGGGCGACGTGACCCTCGTGGCTGGCGACATCGGCGGGCTGGGCGCGCTGGCGACCCGCAACGACGTGGACTTCAACACCCACGTCACCGGCAAGCCGACGACCTACCCGCCGAGCACCCACACGCACACCAAGGCGCAGGTCGGCCTCGACAAGGTGGACAACACCGCCGACCTCGACAAGCCGATCAGCACCGCGACGCAGGCGGCGCTCGACGGCAAGGCGGCGGCGTCGCACACGCACTCCATCGCCAACGTGACCGGCCTCCAGGCTGCGCTCGACGGTAAGGCCGCGGCGTCGCACTCGCACACCATCGCCAACGTCACGGGCCTGCAAGCGGCGCTGGACGCGAAGGCGAACCTGTCCGGGGCGAACTTCACTGGACCTGTCGGCGTTGGTTCTGCGGGGGACGGCAACGACCTACTCACGTTCAACAGCGAACGCTCGTGGTCGTTTAAGCAGGTGGGCACGGCCGCTGAGACCGTTCTCCAGCTGTATGACAACACTGGTGCCAAGAGGTTCCAGATCGCAGCGGCGCAGACCAACAACGTGATCGAGATCGATCCGGCCAAGGCCGCGATCAAGATCAACGGCAACGCTGTTTGGCACTCGGGCACCTTCAACCCCGCCAGCAAGGCAGACGTGAGCCACACGCACACCATTGCCAACGTCACGGGCCTCCAAGCTGCGCTCGACGGCAAGGCGAGCCTGGGCGGCGCAACCTTCACCGGACAGGTCACTCTGGCCTACTCCGCGCCTCTGCGGTTGACCGGCATGGGTGCAGCGGGAACCGTGTACATCCACGGAACGAACGGCGCTGGCGATGACGTCTGCTCGATCACCCGCGTGAACACGAACAGCTGGTACAACCTGTACTGGAACGGCGCTGCGAATATCGCGGGCCGCCTGACGGCTGGCGATCAGATTTACCTCAACGCGGGCTGGTTCCGCTCGCAGCAATCCGGCACCGGCTGGTACTCGGAGCCGCATGGCGGCGGCTGGTTCATGCAAGACAATTCGTACATCCGCAGCTACGGCAGCAAGCGCGTGTTGATCTCGTCGGGCGGCGGTGCGGACGGCGACCTCCGCCTGGAAAGCACCTCCCCGACCATTACCTTCTACGACACCGATCTCGGAACGACTCACTGGCTCCACTGTAACGACAACAACCTGGGCTTCCTCGCGTCTAACAGTTTCGCCTGGGCCTGCTTCCGCAACAATAACAACGACTGGCAGTGTCAGAGCAACAGCATTTCCTACGCTTCGGACGCCCGTCTCAAGGAGAACATCGCGCCCATCGCGCGAACTGCGGTCGACGACTTCTTCTCGAAGTTCCGAGTGCGGGAGTTCGATTGGAACGACGAACGGATCAAGGAGCTGAACCCCGGCTTCACCTACTCGGCCAAGCACGAGTACGGCGCAATCGCGCAGGAAGTCGAGGAGGTTCTGCCGTACATGGTCTACGAGTCCGAGCATAACGGGATCAAGACGATCCTGTGGGACAAGGCCGTGCCGTTCCTGATTGCCGAGGTGCAGGCGCTCCGTAAGGAAGTCGCAGAGCTGCGGGGAGGTGCCTGA
- a CDS encoding virion core protein, T7 gp14 family, which yields MATMYGQNQNNKAIEEAAERQQEQINDQAAERTQQRMEEARALRSAMRASAAEAAVSGNSVELLANDIMAQAGRDVALIEKNRRNGVVESGSEARARIRTGNAEALGGVMQSGANAYSNIQTYKRYSIPGDE from the coding sequence ATGGCGACCATGTACGGCCAGAATCAGAACAACAAGGCCATCGAGGAAGCCGCGGAGCGTCAGCAGGAGCAGATCAACGACCAGGCCGCCGAGCGCACCCAACAGCGCATGGAGGAGGCCCGCGCACTGCGATCCGCGATGCGCGCCTCCGCAGCAGAAGCGGCAGTGTCCGGCAACTCGGTCGAGCTGCTGGCGAACGACATCATGGCCCAGGCTGGCCGTGACGTGGCCCTCATCGAGAAGAACCGCAGGAACGGAGTCGTCGAAAGCGGCTCCGAAGCACGCGCTCGTATCCGCACCGGCAATGCCGAGGCGCTGGGCGGCGTGATGCAGTCAGGCGCGAATGCCTACAGCAACATCCAAACCTACAAGCGCTATTCCATTCCCGGAGACGAGTAA
- a CDS encoding phage tail fiber protein, with amino-acid sequence MIELSRGLSFVLYTYEGGPTRFTVPFPYIAREHIRAFVGEPDAARAVSVSWVDASTIEIPSQDGVLDAPYTVTIRRFTPIDALLVNYKEGANLPARDLSKSFRQLLYAHQELAEFGGGSGLPGGTPGNGGGSSDLNAIIEQLLRSPALQDLLTRIELIDMNAEAILEEIMRSHEFFDVQRDYGDKISTATHEIGLLTEGNRVIAQQVIDLFARVDTSERSNQAQFLEVNRAIADETSARVEALTELQAQIVQNGEVVSAALNQRIDEVESTTEEARAATEQRLGAQIDDSVVQMRDAVMVEVDATKARVSDVETAVVQHGENIAGLAQTTEALTTAEGANTAFRQQMAASYGANVPQGIANEIDGQVAAVSAAFEQRIDTEASAREALATQVSTLQTTTAPTIFSETQPTAPAGGFKVPTFWIKTGQTGAYLTHVWDGTSWRKADIDTTSPTGALVQQLQSTKITAEQAQSIASTQVQAFKDGAFATLQQNFSVVAGEHAGMYGQWQANYSVKINAGTVNGVPVVAGIALSANPATGSDFIVTADRFAFVHPQYTQGGNLASVKYPFVIGSVGGQSTVGIQGALVVDGTITADKLRVNSLSALTANAGTINGGTFKTHSLDGNGNVINAAEFRVEISNLGDWPLWIGSGVKTANNAVFYVDRGGGAFFRGKVNAPNVVGQFQAAAAITWSGAVNLGGPREEVEVMRFWLPAPLLAGEQHIPAINLSIVHDQAYCPVYVLQQRVGSVWLDVTRAGMDGIYSSGSTAIPMGRYGQISGAGYQTGSESEFRLLIVQDLDSLRKNGIVRSVRGYVFGIR; translated from the coding sequence ATGATCGAACTATCGCGCGGCCTTTCCTTCGTGCTCTACACCTACGAGGGAGGCCCTACGCGGTTCACCGTGCCGTTCCCGTACATCGCCCGCGAACACATCCGGGCGTTCGTCGGTGAACCGGACGCGGCCCGCGCTGTCTCCGTGTCGTGGGTGGACGCCAGCACCATCGAGATTCCGTCGCAGGATGGCGTGCTCGACGCACCCTACACTGTGACCATCCGGCGATTCACGCCGATTGACGCCCTCCTGGTCAACTACAAGGAAGGCGCAAACCTCCCGGCGCGCGACTTGTCCAAGTCGTTCCGCCAACTGCTGTACGCACACCAAGAACTCGCCGAGTTCGGTGGCGGTAGCGGCCTCCCCGGTGGCACCCCCGGCAACGGCGGTGGCTCCTCGGACCTCAACGCAATCATCGAGCAGCTCCTCCGCTCTCCCGCACTCCAGGACCTCCTGACGCGCATCGAGCTGATCGACATGAACGCCGAGGCGATCCTGGAGGAGATCATGCGCTCGCACGAGTTCTTCGACGTGCAGCGCGACTACGGCGACAAGATCAGCACGGCAACCCACGAGATCGGGCTGCTGACCGAGGGCAACCGCGTCATCGCCCAGCAGGTCATCGACCTGTTCGCGCGTGTCGATACCAGCGAGCGGAGCAACCAGGCTCAGTTCCTGGAGGTCAACCGGGCCATCGCAGACGAGACCTCGGCGCGTGTCGAGGCGCTGACCGAGCTGCAAGCTCAGATCGTCCAGAACGGCGAGGTCGTGTCCGCAGCGCTCAACCAGCGGATCGACGAGGTGGAATCCACCACCGAGGAAGCCCGCGCGGCCACCGAGCAACGCCTCGGCGCACAGATCGACGACAGCGTGGTGCAAATGCGCGACGCCGTGATGGTCGAGGTGGACGCCACGAAGGCGCGCGTCTCCGACGTGGAGACCGCAGTGGTCCAGCACGGCGAGAACATCGCTGGCCTGGCGCAGACCACGGAAGCCCTGACGACCGCCGAGGGTGCCAACACGGCATTCCGGCAGCAGATGGCGGCCAGCTACGGGGCGAACGTCCCGCAGGGCATCGCCAACGAGATCGACGGCCAGGTGGCCGCCGTGTCGGCTGCTTTCGAGCAGCGCATCGACACTGAGGCGTCCGCGCGCGAGGCCCTGGCAACCCAGGTGTCCACGCTCCAGACGACCACCGCACCGACGATCTTCTCCGAGACGCAGCCCACGGCTCCCGCTGGCGGCTTCAAGGTCCCGACGTTCTGGATCAAGACCGGTCAGACCGGCGCGTACCTGACCCACGTTTGGGACGGCACGAGCTGGCGCAAGGCCGACATCGACACCACGTCACCGACCGGTGCGCTGGTGCAGCAGCTCCAGTCCACCAAGATCACCGCAGAGCAGGCACAGTCCATCGCAAGCACCCAGGTGCAGGCGTTCAAGGACGGCGCATTCGCCACGCTCCAGCAGAACTTCTCCGTCGTCGCAGGCGAACACGCTGGCATGTACGGGCAGTGGCAGGCGAACTACTCGGTCAAGATCAACGCAGGCACTGTCAACGGCGTCCCTGTCGTAGCAGGTATTGCCCTGTCAGCGAATCCTGCGACGGGCAGCGACTTCATCGTCACGGCCGACCGCTTCGCCTTCGTCCACCCGCAGTACACTCAGGGCGGCAACCTGGCGAGCGTGAAGTACCCGTTCGTGATTGGCAGCGTGGGCGGCCAGTCCACCGTAGGCATCCAAGGCGCCCTCGTCGTGGATGGAACCATCACTGCGGACAAGCTCAGAGTGAACAGCCTGTCGGCACTCACCGCGAACGCTGGCACGATTAACGGCGGCACCTTCAAGACCCACTCGCTCGACGGAAACGGCAACGTCATTAACGCGGCTGAGTTCCGGGTCGAAATCTCCAACCTGGGCGACTGGCCCCTCTGGATCGGCTCCGGCGTGAAGACCGCCAACAATGCTGTCTTCTATGTGGATCGAGGCGGTGGTGCATTCTTCCGGGGCAAGGTCAACGCGCCCAATGTCGTCGGTCAGTTCCAGGCCGCCGCAGCAATCACTTGGTCTGGTGCAGTCAACCTTGGTGGCCCGCGCGAGGAAGTCGAGGTGATGCGCTTCTGGCTTCCTGCGCCGCTGCTTGCCGGGGAGCAGCACATCCCGGCAATCAACCTCAGTATCGTCCACGACCAAGCCTACTGCCCTGTGTACGTACTACAGCAGCGTGTCGGCTCCGTCTGGCTCGACGTCACCCGCGCGGGCATGGACGGCATCTACTCGTCCGGATCGACCGCGATCCCTATGGGCCGCTACGGGCAGATCAGCGGCGCCGGTTATCAGACCGGCTCCGAGTCCGAGTTTCGCCTTCTGATTGTTCAAGACCTCGACAGCCTGCGTAAGAACGGAATCGTCCGCTCGGTTCGCGGCTACGTATTCGGCATTCGCTAA
- a CDS encoding capsid assembly protein translates to MSQPGKSEVTVNLDGINGQPTPGQQPPQNSQDTQQPAPGAQGGTDGERLYGGKYKTVEELEAAYAQLSTPADDKGGKGGPATIDDATADDARDALARAGLNLDDFATEFNSNGALSEESYKKLQDAGYPKELVDVYVDGLRARVQTYENAVYSPAGGKAGYDGLVQWAKTNLSAEQKRAFNEAVQSGDAGRAALAVQGLVALRGGNGRLLNGKTASNADAGPKPFQSQAQVVEAMRDVRYHRDPAYRAEVSARLAVSPLFK, encoded by the coding sequence ATGTCGCAGCCGGGCAAGTCCGAAGTGACCGTCAACCTTGACGGCATCAACGGCCAGCCGACCCCAGGTCAGCAGCCGCCGCAGAACTCCCAAGACACCCAGCAGCCCGCACCGGGCGCGCAGGGCGGCACCGATGGCGAGCGCCTGTACGGCGGCAAGTACAAGACCGTGGAGGAGCTGGAAGCCGCCTACGCACAACTGAGCACGCCAGCCGACGACAAGGGTGGCAAGGGCGGCCCCGCGACCATCGACGACGCCACCGCGGATGACGCGCGTGACGCCCTGGCGCGGGCTGGCCTGAACCTGGACGACTTCGCCACCGAGTTCAACTCGAACGGCGCGCTGTCCGAGGAGAGCTACAAGAAGCTCCAGGACGCGGGCTATCCGAAGGAGCTGGTGGACGTGTACGTCGATGGCCTGCGCGCTCGCGTGCAGACCTACGAGAACGCCGTCTACTCGCCCGCAGGTGGCAAGGCCGGTTACGACGGCCTGGTCCAGTGGGCTAAGACCAACCTGAGCGCCGAGCAGAAGCGGGCGTTCAACGAAGCGGTGCAGTCCGGCGACGCCGGCCGCGCAGCGCTGGCAGTCCAGGGCCTCGTCGCCCTCCGTGGCGGCAACGGCCGCCTTCTGAATGGCAAGACCGCATCGAACGCCGATGCAGGCCCCAAGCCGTTCCAGTCGCAGGCGCAGGTCGTCGAAGCGATGCGCGATGTGCGCTACCACCGTGATCCGGCTTACCGCGCGGAAGTCTCCGCCCGCCTGGCCGTGTCGCCGCTGTTCAAGTAA